Below is a window of Leucobacter chromiiresistens DNA.
CGGCTGCCGAGAGCACGGCGAGCGTGAGCCCCGTCGCGATGCGCCGGTTGTCGTGCACGCTCGACGGATGGTTGAAGAGCCAGAGCGCGAAGCCCGCCATGATGATCGGCAGACCGAAGGCGACCCGCCCGAAGAGCCCGCCGAACGACCACGCATCGAGGGTCACGGCGAACGTCTGCCCGATGAAGAACCACTCGATCACCGCTCCGGCGATCGCGAGCAGCACGAGGAGCAGGGGCACGCCGTCACGACGATCCTCGGGCGCGAGCGGCTCGACGCGGAAGGCGCGGGCCGCGGCCCCGACGGCGTGCGCCAATCCGTTCCAGGCGCGCACGACGACGCCGTCCGTAGCCTCCGGTTCGGCGAGCACCTTCGTTTTCGCGGTCGCTCGGGTATCCGCTGAACGGGAACCCGAGTCGCGGCCTTTCCCGTGTGCTGGCGCGACGAAGCTTTACTGGCCATGGTACGAGGTACGTTCGACCGCCGACAATGGCGAGTTGACGCTCCGCGCCCGCGCGAATCGCCGGGCCCGGAGGCGACCGGCGGAGCCCCTAGCGTCGGCGCAGCGCCCGAACCGCGCGCTTCGCGAGCGGCAGGCCCTTCGACCACAGCGCGTACCCCGGGCCCGGGCGGTCCCAGCTGCCCGCGAGCAGGTTCTCGTGCGACGCGAAGCCCGTCTTGAAGGTGGTCACGCCGTCGTTGATGAGGCCGCCGAAGTCGTACCGCTCGATCCCGATCGACTTCATGAGCCTGATGACGTGCCACTTGAGCGCGTAGTTGGCGCGCAGGCGCTGCCCCGTCTCGTCCATCCCGCCGTACAGCTCGAACGCGTGCGGCGCGACTTCGCCATGAAGAGGAACGCCACCGGGCGGCCCTCGGCGTACGCCGCCCAGACCGGGGCGTCGTCTCCGAGCATGGTGAACACGTCTTGGTAGTAGGAGTCCTCGTGCAGCCCGAAATCGGCGCGCTCGCTCGTCTCGCGGTACACCTCGAGGCAGGCGTCGAGCTGCTCGAGCGTCTCGACCGGGCGGATCTGCAGGGCGTCCTCCCGGCCCGACTTCCGGATGTACTGCCGGTGCTTCTTCGACATGTCCGCGAGCAGTTCCTCCTCCGACCGCCGCAGATCCAGGATCAGCGTGCGCGCCGGCAGCACGGGCGTCTCGGCGCGGCGCCAGCGGGGCGTGAGGGCGAACGCGCCCGCGTCCTCGTCGGGCTCCACCGAGAGCGCCACCGCACGCCGAGAGCCGTGCACGTAGTCGGCGACGGCATCGGCGACGGCGGAAGGTGCCGGCGCGGCGGCGGGCCGCTCCGGCGCCTCGGCGTCGCGCGCGAGCACGGGGCCGCGAGGCGCGTAGACGAAGTCGCCGATCGGGCCGGGCAGCGTTCGGGTGAGGAGCTGGCAGGCGCCCACCACGGGCGCGTCGGCGCCGGCGCCCGAGCGCACGAGCACGCGCTCGGCCGACCATCGGTGGGCCGACTTCACGTCGCCCCAGCCCCACAGCTGCAGCGGGTGGCCGCCGAGCCGCTCGACGGTGGCATCCCACTCGGCGCGGTCGGTGCAGGGGGTCACGGTGAGGGAGGTCACGAACGGGTCCTTCCGAGAGTTCGGGTGAGCGTGCCGACGATGTCCGACACCTCAGAGGATCGGAGCAGGCGGAGCACCAGCAGATAGACGACGCCGACGACGACGGCCTCGACGACCGCGAACGGGAGCGCCTGCCAGACGCCGAACTCGGCGCGATGAGGCGCCCGAGGTGCGTCGCGAGCAGGCCGACGGCGAGGGCGGGAACGGCGGCGATGAGGTACTTCGTCAGGCTCTGCGCCACTCGCCGCCCGTCGATGGAGCCGATCTTGCGCCGGAGCAGCCAGGTCGCGATCAGCGCCTCGACGATCGTGGCGAACGACCAGATCACCGCGAACGAGACGCCGATGTGGCGGGGGCGACGAGCACGGGCAGCAGCAGGGAGAGCGCCATGACGAGCACCATCTGGATCGTGGTGAACACGAACGGCGTCCGCGTGTCGGAGAGCGGTAGAAGGCGCGCTGCACGACGAACAGGAAGCTGTAGGCCGCGAGGCTCGCCGCGTAGGCGACGAGGGCCTCGGCGAACATGTCGACCTGCTCGGGCAGCGCCCCGAAGTTGATGATGCGGCCGACGAAGGGCGCCGCGGTGACGAGGATCACGGCGGCGTAGACCATGACGAGGCGATCTGCCGCAGCGACGCCGAGAGGTCGCTCCGGAACTCGGTCATGCGGCCGGACTGCCCCCACTCCGCCAACCGGGTGAAGTAGGCGGTCGCGAGCGATACCGCGATCACGGAGTGCGGCATCATGAAGATGAGCCAGACGTTCTGCATCGCGCTCGTGGACGGCCCTCCCCGAGCCGATCGCGACGATGCGGTTCGTCACGATGCCGCCGAC
It encodes the following:
- a CDS encoding peptidoglycan bridge formation glycyltransferase FemA/FemB family protein encodes the protein MDETGQRLRANYALKWHVIRLMKSIGIERYDFGGLINDGVTTFKTGFASHENLLAGSWDRPGPGYALWSKGLPLAKRAVRALRRR
- a CDS encoding lipid II:glycine glycyltransferase FemX, with the protein product MTSLTVTPCTDRAEWDATVERLGGHPLQLWGWGDVKSAHRWSAERVLVRSGAGADAPVVGACQLLTRTLPGPIGDFVYAPRGPVLARDAEAPERPAAAPAPSAVADAVADYVHGSRRAVALSVEPDEDAGAFALTPRWRRAETPVLPARTLILDLRRSEEELLADMSKKHRQYIRKSGREDALQIRPVETLEQLDACLEVYRETSERADFGLHEDSYYQDVFTMLGDDAPVWAAYAEGRPVAFLFMAKSRRTRSSCTAGWTRRGSACAPTTRSSGTSSGS